A window from Dysidea avara chromosome 2, odDysAvar1.4, whole genome shotgun sequence encodes these proteins:
- the LOC136247889 gene encoding zinc finger BED domain-containing protein 4-like produces MASNTESDLEYEVEDVTEEVGRDVIIVESVNAKGKSKESAVWLYFEKTEERLERTGSHRVANCKECGKGIKVVKGNTSNLMSHLKTKHSKIYEEVRRKTDEKYKSKQSSSQSSVLKRHAQQSLPGMAAKKTKLDSNSALHKKITRGIAGMMIHDFQPYSFVEDRGFSELMQQLEPHYQIPHRTTFSRSIVPSMYKEARKEVESKPSDTSEANNAYLGLTCHFLTADFELVLLCLAVEPFTGRHTGVNIASCLKQILRDFTIDQAAVSAVITDHASNMDLESRLGEWNSRHCFGHTLQLTIDDGIKMSPGIREMIKSTKAIVAFYNRSTKGTERLTQLQEQLSLPKHKLLSDCPTRWNNTYYMLTRLLEQKPAITVMCASSAGPRVSLFAAE; encoded by the exons ATGGCATCTAATACAGAATCGGATCTCGAATACGAGGTTGAAGATGTGACGGAAGAGGTTGGGCGGGATGTTATAATTGTAGAATCGGTGAATGCAAAAGGGAAAAGTAAGGAGAGTGCAGTATGGCTTTACTTTGAAAAGACGGAGGAACGCCTGGAAAGGACTGGATCTCACCGCGTGGCCAATTGTAAGGAGTGCGGAAAAGGTATTAAAGTTGTGAAGGGAAATACTTCAAACTTAATGAGCCACCTGAAGACAAAACATTCTAAAATATATGAGGAAGTGAGACGGAAAACCGATGAAAAGTACAAAAGTAAACAATCAAGCAGTCAGTCTAGTGTGCTGAAGAGACACGCGCAGCAATCCTTACCTGGTATGGCTGCAAAAAAAACCAAGCTGGATAGCAATAGTGCCTTACACAAGAAAATCACAAGAGGAATTGCTGGTATGATGAtccatgattttcagccatatTCATTTGTTGAGGATAGAGGATTTTCAGAGCTGATGCAACAATTAGAACCTCACTATCAGATTCCCCACAGGACAACattttcaagatctattgttcCTTCTATGTACAAGGAGGCAAGGAAAGAAGTTGAATCAAAGCCCAGTGAT ACGTCAGAGGCTAACAATGCCTATCTTGGactaacctgtcattttttgaCAGCAGATTTTGAACTTGTGTTACTGTGCCTAGCAGTTGAACCCTTCACAGGGAGGCATACTGGTGTGAATATAGCTTCCTGTTTAAAACAGATTCTTCGTGATTTCACTATCGACCAAGCTGCAGTGTCTGCTGTAATAACAGATCATGCTTCTAACATGGACCTGGAATCACGCCTTGGTGAGTGGAATAGTAGGCATTGCTTCGGTCATACTCTGCAGTTGACCATCGATGATGGTATTAAGATGTCCCCAGGAATACGAGAGATGATTAAATCAACCAAGGCTATTGTAGCCTTTTACAATCGCTCAACTAAAGGTACAGAAAGACTGACACAGCTCCAAGAACAACTGAGCCTGCCAAAACACAAATTACTTTCAGACTGCCCAACAAGATGGAACAACACCTATTACATGCTTACCCGACTTTTGGAACAAAAACCAGCAATCACTGTAATGTGTGCTTCGTCTGCAGGACCAAGGGTGAGTCTTTTTGCTGCTGAATAG